One Candidatus Omnitrophota bacterium DNA segment encodes these proteins:
- a CDS encoding HAD family phosphatase, whose amino-acid sequence MRKPSQVKAVLFDLGNVLVDFDHTIAAKRISCFCDKTPKEIFDLFFASQITTKFEAGKISSLDFFKEVKKSLNANISYESFVPIWNEIFFLSLKNRQVYSLANKLRDNYLVALLSNINVLHYEYLKSKFPVFNVFHNVFTSCELGFVKPDEEIYRKVIKELGVGAEDIFYTDDRIELIESAKKIGLRSFVFKDVFQLRADLESQGVSI is encoded by the coding sequence ATGCGTAAGCCTTCCCAAGTAAAAGCAGTCCTTTTTGACTTAGGCAATGTTCTGGTTGATTTTGACCATACGATAGCCGCTAAAAGGATTTCCTGTTTTTGCGATAAGACGCCAAAAGAGATTTTTGACCTCTTTTTTGCCTCTCAAATTACGACTAAGTTTGAGGCTGGAAAGATTTCCTCTCTTGATTTTTTTAAGGAAGTAAAGAAAAGCCTTAATGCAAACATAAGCTACGAATCATTTGTGCCTATATGGAATGAGATTTTCTTCCTTAGTTTAAAAAACAGGCAGGTCTACTCTTTGGCAAATAAGTTAAGGGATAATTATTTGGTTGCGCTTTTATCCAATATCAACGTTTTGCACTACGAGTATTTAAAAAGCAAATTCCCGGTATTTAATGTTTTCCATAACGTATTTACTTCTTGTGAGCTAGGTTTTGTCAAGCCGGATGAAGAAATTTACAGGAAAGTTATTAAAGAATTAGGAGTAGGCGCGGAAGATATCTTTTATACGGATGATAGGATTGAATTAATTGAAAGTGCAAAGAAGATAGGTTTAAGAAGCTTTGTTTTTAAAGATGTTTTTCAGCTTAGGGCCGATCTTGAGAGCCAGGGTGTAAGTATATGA
- the ablA gene encoding lysine 2,3-aminomutase produces MSNTEAVENQKLLQEAAPVVRSVKRPRDYQQIGLYKDVNPLDWEDWHWQLKHRIRTKDELTQIIKLSPEEEKGIDKAKGRLSMAITPYWGTLLDPEDPTCPIRRQAVPVIDESVVSPHEMTDPCAEDRDSPAPHLVHRYPDRVLLLATDHCAMYCRHCTRRRLVGENGHPDHNSPNRFDAAIEYIRQNRKIRDVLISGGDPLILEDDELEDLVQKIRSISHVEFLRIGTRVPVTLPQRVTEKLVNMLKKYSPIWMSIHFNHPKEITKRCKMACDMLSDAGIPLGSQTVLLKGINDRPYIMKKLVHELLQIRVRPYYIYQCDPVRGTQHFRTPVATGINIMEKLRGHTSGYAIPTYVIDGPGGGGKIPIGPNYILSQAKGKYVLRNYKGKIYTYLE; encoded by the coding sequence TTGAGCAATACCGAAGCAGTAGAAAATCAAAAATTATTACAGGAAGCTGCCCCAGTAGTCCGTTCAGTTAAAAGGCCGCGTGATTATCAGCAAATAGGTTTATATAAAGATGTTAATCCCTTGGATTGGGAAGATTGGCATTGGCAATTAAAACATAGAATCCGCACAAAGGATGAATTAACCCAGATAATTAAACTTTCTCCTGAAGAAGAGAAAGGTATAGATAAAGCAAAGGGGAGATTGTCTATGGCAATCACTCCTTATTGGGGCACGCTTTTGGATCCCGAAGATCCAACTTGCCCAATTAGAAGGCAGGCAGTTCCGGTTATTGATGAATCTGTAGTTTCTCCTCATGAAATGACAGATCCTTGCGCGGAAGACAGGGATTCTCCGGCGCCTCATCTTGTGCACAGGTACCCGGATAGAGTTTTATTATTAGCAACTGATCACTGCGCTATGTATTGCAGGCATTGCACAAGAAGAAGGCTCGTGGGAGAAAATGGGCATCCGGATCATAATTCTCCAAACAGATTTGACGCGGCTATAGAATATATAAGGCAGAATCGCAAAATTAGGGATGTGCTTATTTCAGGAGGAGACCCTCTGATTTTAGAGGATGATGAATTAGAGGATTTAGTCCAGAAGATTCGTTCAATATCTCATGTGGAATTCTTAAGGATAGGAACGCGTGTTCCTGTAACTCTTCCTCAGCGTGTCACCGAAAAACTTGTTAACATGCTTAAAAAATATTCTCCTATCTGGATGAGTATACATTTTAACCATCCCAAAGAAATTACCAAGCGTTGCAAGATGGCCTGTGATATGCTTTCTGATGCCGGGATTCCCTTAGGAAGCCAGACAGTCCTTTTAAAAGGTATAAATGACCGGCCATATATTATGAAAAAACTTGTACACGAACTCTTGCAGATTAGGGTCAGGCCTTATTACATATATCAATGCGACCCTGTAAGAGGAACGCAGCATTTCCGCACACCGGTTGCAACCGGGATTAATATAATGGAGAAACTCCGCGGGCATACTTCAGGTTACGCAATTCCTACCTATGTTATTGACGGACCCGGTGGCGGAGGAAAGATTCCAATCGGGCCAAATTACATCCTTTCACAGGCAAAAGGCAAATACGTCTTGCGCAATTACAAAGGCAAGATATATACCTATCTAGAATAA
- the hypE gene encoding hydrogenase expression/formation protein HypE: MIKENKILLSHGAGGKLMHGLVKDLLLKKLGNPILNELTDSALIKFKETIAFTTDSFVVYPLEFSGADIGKLSVCGTINDLVMQGAEPKYISLALIIEEGFDKGLLEKIINSVSLACRLSKVSVAAGDLKVVEKGAADKIFINTSGIGLTVNKKPLSYRNIKAGDKVILTGKIAQHGLAVLAKRNELNLGFNIKSDCACLNGLIIPLLKKDDSIKFMRDPTRGGLATTLNEISQQTGKGIVINEKNIAIDKKVKAACELLGIDPLYVANEGLAVIIAEDGTQENIVRQLKKHPLGKNAAVIGEVVNNPKSKVVLNTVLNTKRIIDMLNAEALPRIC; encoded by the coding sequence ATGATCAAGGAGAATAAAATTCTGCTTTCCCATGGTGCAGGCGGTAAATTAATGCACGGGCTTGTTAAAGATTTACTGCTTAAAAAATTGGGAAATCCGATTTTAAACGAGTTGACAGATAGCGCTTTGATAAAGTTTAAAGAAACAATTGCTTTTACTACTGATTCTTTTGTGGTTTATCCTTTAGAATTCTCCGGCGCAGATATAGGGAAGCTTTCGGTTTGCGGCACAATCAATGACCTGGTAATGCAGGGGGCTGAGCCAAAATATATCTCTTTAGCCCTGATTATTGAAGAAGGTTTTGATAAAGGTTTATTGGAAAAAATAATTAATTCTGTTTCTTTGGCTTGCCGTTTGTCAAAAGTAAGTGTTGCAGCTGGAGATTTAAAAGTTGTTGAAAAAGGGGCAGCAGATAAGATTTTTATTAATACCTCTGGGATAGGTTTGACAGTTAACAAAAAGCCTTTATCTTATAGAAATATTAAAGCAGGGGATAAGGTTATTTTAACCGGTAAGATCGCCCAACATGGCCTTGCGGTTTTGGCAAAAAGAAATGAATTAAATTTAGGTTTTAATATAAAAAGCGATTGTGCTTGTTTGAATGGTTTAATTATTCCTTTGCTTAAGAAGGATGATTCCATAAAGTTTATGCGTGATCCAACCCGGGGAGGGTTAGCCACAACCCTCAATGAAATCTCCCAACAGACCGGCAAGGGCATTGTTATTAATGAAAAGAATATAGCAATTGATAAAAAAGTAAAAGCAGCTTGTGAATTGCTTGGGATTGATCCTTTGTATGTTGCTAATGAAGGCCTGGCTGTGATTATCGCCGAAGATGGAACCCAAGAAAATATCGTAAGGCAATTAAAGAAGCATCCACTTGGGAAAAATGCTGCAGTAATCGGAGAAGTAGTAAATAATCCGAAGTCAAAAGTAGTATTAAACACCGTCTTAAATACAAAGCGGATTATTGATATGTTAAACGCCGAAGCGCTGCCAAGGATTTGTTAA
- a CDS encoding ATP-grasp domain-containing protein, protein MNYMKTVGLTYDLKSDYEFKAGDPPDANAEFDHPTTIDVIADAIRSNDFKVKKIGNVTNLLEKIENLGVDIVFNISEGLEGRNRESQVPIILEMANVPFVGADALTLGLTLDKIMAKKIFIADKIPTPKFFTVSSVEELINTDHCKFPLIVKPRFEGSSKGLSDNSRVENKEDLAKQVSYIVNTYKQPALVEEFISGQEFTVAIIGNENPEALPVVQIKIDGRLKLNDKFYTFTRIQSDRLEYICPAKISSDLSNKIKELAIKTYKAVDCRDFGRVDFRVDNEGNPYVLEINPLPSLSTEDVFKLVAETIGITYEEIIGRILKAALIRNSLN, encoded by the coding sequence ATGAATTATATGAAAACTGTAGGTTTAACATACGATTTAAAATCAGATTACGAGTTTAAAGCAGGCGATCCGCCTGATGCTAATGCTGAATTTGACCATCCAACCACTATTGATGTTATCGCGGATGCGATAAGATCCAATGATTTTAAAGTAAAAAAGATTGGTAATGTCACAAACCTGCTTGAAAAGATAGAGAATCTTGGCGTTGACATTGTTTTTAATATCTCAGAAGGCTTAGAAGGCAGAAATAGGGAATCTCAGGTCCCGATAATATTAGAGATGGCCAATGTTCCATTTGTTGGGGCAGATGCTTTGACTCTGGGGTTGACTCTTGATAAAATTATGGCGAAAAAGATTTTTATCGCCGATAAAATCCCTACCCCAAAATTCTTCACTGTCAGCTCGGTTGAAGAATTAATCAATACCGATCACTGCAAATTTCCGTTAATCGTAAAGCCCAGGTTCGAAGGCTCTTCTAAGGGTTTAAGTGATAATTCCCGTGTTGAAAATAAAGAAGATCTTGCGAAACAAGTCAGCTACATAGTAAATACCTATAAACAGCCGGCTTTGGTTGAGGAGTTTATTTCCGGGCAGGAGTTTACGGTTGCCATTATCGGTAATGAGAATCCTGAAGCCCTGCCTGTCGTACAGATTAAGATAGACGGACGACTGAAATTGAATGATAAATTTTATACTTTTACGCGTATCCAGTCTGACAGGCTTGAGTATATATGCCCTGCAAAAATTTCCAGTGATTTAAGCAATAAAATAAAAGAACTCGCTATTAAGACTTATAAAGCTGTAGATTGCCGTGATTTTGGAAGAGTTGATTTTAGGGTTGATAATGAAGGCAACCCTTATGTTTTAGAGATAAATCCTTTACCGTCTTTGTCCACAGAAGATGTGTTTAAATTGGTGGCAGAGACTATCGGCATTACTTACGAAGAAATAATCGGAAGAATTTTAAAGGCTGCTTTAATCAGAAACAGCCTTAACTAA
- a CDS encoding PAC2 family protein gives MEEIKFKKKPRLKKPYIITAWPGMGEVAFKAASYLIEKLKAEEFASIPSENFFYLTGSVIQNGVLDIPELPQSKFYFWKNKAGKNDLIIFLSNAQPDLVNAKEYSKKIVQVAKSFHAEMVVGFASMPQAIDHTQEPTVWFAATDPELREALKKFNLSLLTEGQISGMNGLFLGLAKKEGLKGFCLLGEIPLYTIQIENPKASHAVLSSLIKILNIEIDVSELAQQGHNMEAEINKLLDYLKLGTGNQIAPIGEEEIEKIKKTLSQLTKLPVSVKDRIDKMFEEAKNDISRANELKLELDKWNVYKEYEDKFLDLFRKKKDKDN, from the coding sequence ATGGAAGAGATTAAATTTAAAAAGAAGCCACGCCTTAAAAAGCCCTATATTATTACTGCCTGGCCCGGGATGGGAGAAGTTGCTTTTAAGGCAGCAAGTTATTTAATTGAAAAGTTAAAAGCAGAGGAGTTTGCATCAATTCCTTCCGAAAACTTTTTTTATCTAACGGGCAGTGTGATTCAAAACGGAGTTTTGGATATTCCGGAGCTTCCTCAAAGCAAGTTTTATTTTTGGAAGAATAAGGCAGGGAAGAATGACCTGATAATTTTCCTAAGCAATGCTCAGCCGGATTTGGTTAATGCCAAGGAGTATTCTAAGAAAATAGTCCAAGTTGCCAAAAGCTTTCATGCCGAAATGGTGGTTGGTTTTGCATCTATGCCTCAGGCAATTGATCACACACAGGAACCTACGGTTTGGTTTGCAGCAACGGACCCCGAATTAAGAGAGGCTTTGAAAAAATTTAACTTAAGCCTTCTTACTGAAGGCCAGATCAGCGGTATGAATGGTTTATTTTTAGGCCTTGCTAAAAAAGAAGGCTTAAAAGGCTTTTGCCTTTTAGGAGAAATACCTCTTTATACTATCCAGATCGAAAACCCTAAAGCTTCTCACGCTGTATTAAGTTCGCTTATTAAAATTTTAAATATAGAAATTGATGTAAGCGAGTTAGCTCAACAGGGCCACAATATGGAAGCGGAAATTAACAAGCTTTTGGATTATCTTAAACTTGGGACCGGAAACCAAATTGCCCCTATCGGAGAAGAGGAGATTGAGAAGATTAAGAAAACCTTAAGCCAGCTTACTAAGTTGCCTGTCTCGGTTAAAGATAGGATAGATAAGATGTTTGAAGAAGCTAAAAACGATATTTCCAGAGCCAATGAATTAAAGCTGGAATTAGACAAATGGAATGTTTATAAAGAATATGAGGATAAATTTCTTGATCTATTCAGGAAAAAGAAAGATAAAGATAATTAA
- a CDS encoding ATP-grasp domain-containing protein yields the protein MKIALTYNLKKKDESKPVDYFSEFDSEETVNAIIQAMKNKGHSVDAIDVEYPKLFSYFRKNRVDMVFNIAEGTCGKFRESEVPAILDYLDIPYTGSNTFSLALALNKALTKKILKAENIPTPHFQVFSRGNEELDPILKFPLIVKPNCEGSAKGINKSNVVRTKEELLNKTKELIRDYKQEALVEEFIEGKELTVGILENGKTTVLPILEIDFSNCSNSGEFFYSWRMKEYQGNKDLGLVPTFHCPARLDKEVENRVREVALRTHRAVGCFDISRTDIRLSKDNIPYVLEINPLPGLDPKESNFPIMAYAAGLKFEDLIEAILKSASERKRLN from the coding sequence GTGAAAATCGCCCTGACGTACAATCTTAAAAAGAAGGACGAATCAAAACCGGTGGATTATTTCTCGGAATTTGATTCTGAAGAAACTGTCAATGCTATTATCCAGGCTATGAAAAATAAAGGCCATAGCGTTGATGCGATTGACGTAGAATACCCGAAGTTATTTTCTTATTTTAGAAAAAACCGCGTTGACATGGTTTTTAATATAGCGGAAGGGACATGTGGTAAGTTCCGTGAATCAGAAGTCCCTGCGATATTGGATTATTTGGATATCCCCTACACCGGCTCTAATACTTTTTCTCTCGCCTTAGCTTTAAATAAAGCGCTTACCAAAAAAATCTTAAAAGCAGAAAATATTCCCACTCCTCATTTCCAAGTTTTCTCGAGGGGCAATGAGGAATTAGACCCTATCTTAAAATTTCCTTTGATAGTTAAACCTAATTGCGAAGGTTCTGCAAAAGGCATTAATAAATCCAATGTAGTAAGGACTAAAGAGGAATTATTAAACAAGACCAAAGAATTAATAAGAGACTATAAGCAGGAAGCTTTGGTTGAGGAGTTTATAGAAGGTAAAGAGCTAACCGTAGGTATCCTTGAAAATGGCAAAACCACGGTTTTGCCTATTTTAGAGATTGATTTTTCCAATTGCTCAAATAGTGGAGAGTTTTTTTATTCCTGGAGGATGAAAGAATATCAAGGGAACAAAGATTTGGGGTTAGTCCCTACTTTTCATTGCCCGGCGCGCCTTGATAAAGAAGTTGAGAATCGCGTAAGGGAAGTGGCTTTAAGGACCCATCGGGCTGTCGGTTGTTTTGATATATCACGCACAGATATACGTCTGAGCAAGGATAACATTCCTTATGTTTTAGAAATTAATCCTTTGCCCGGGCTTGATCCCAAAGAGTCTAATTTTCCAATTATGGCTTATGCCGCAGGATTAAAATTTGAAGACTTAATTGAGGCAATATTAAAAAGCGCCTCAGAAAGGAAAAGGCTTAATTGA
- a CDS encoding UPF0280 family protein: MKTDSFQRRFYRDWVKAKDLYLTRIAAKETDLYILTNKPLDKNYIEQRIFSYRWDIEKYISKDHRFLTALKPLSVEINAPEIVRDMSREATKANVGPMASVAGAIAGFLGNDLLKKKYKDVIIENGGDIFLKTTKARKIGIYAGKSKLWNRLSIKINAKDTPISVCTSSGTIGHSLSFGCADSVIILSKNSSLADAVATATANIVQSKNDLQKALDFARKIKGVIGVVIILKNNLVSWGKVEFVK; encoded by the coding sequence ATGAAAACCGATAGTTTTCAAAGAAGGTTTTACAGGGATTGGGTGAAGGCCAAGGATTTATATTTAACCAGGATTGCTGCCAAAGAAACAGATTTGTATATTCTTACCAACAAGCCTTTAGATAAGAATTATATAGAGCAAAGAATTTTTTCTTATCGCTGGGATATTGAAAAATATATAAGCAAAGACCATCGATTCCTGACAGCATTAAAACCTTTATCTGTGGAAATAAATGCCCCTGAGATTGTAAGGGATATGAGCAGGGAGGCGACAAAAGCCAATGTCGGGCCAATGGCATCAGTAGCCGGGGCTATCGCAGGCTTCTTAGGAAATGATTTATTAAAGAAGAAATATAAAGATGTTATTATTGAGAATGGAGGAGACATCTTTTTAAAAACAACCAAGGCCAGAAAAATCGGGATTTACGCTGGAAAGTCAAAATTATGGAATAGGTTGTCTATTAAAATAAACGCGAAAGACACTCCAATTAGCGTTTGTACTTCATCCGGGACTATAGGGCATTCTTTAAGTTTTGGTTGTGCCGATAGCGTAATTATTCTTTCAAAAAATTCCTCATTAGCTGATGCCGTGGCTACCGCAACTGCCAATATTGTGCAATCAAAGAACGATCTTCAAAAGGCTTTGGACTTTGCACGCAAGATAAAAGGCGTTATTGGGGTAGTAATTATCCTAAAAAATAACCTCGTAAGCTGGGGCAAGGTTGAATTTGTCAAATAG
- a CDS encoding response regulator → MLKKKVLIVDDEKDFTKMTKINLEATGEYEVFIENISNKALEKAKEVKPDIILLDILMPDTDGFTILKRLKKDESTISIPVVMLTAVSTEAAKTQATSLYDEGYIEKPITIEDLIAKIESVLRIRWGRGVK, encoded by the coding sequence ATGCTTAAGAAAAAAGTTCTCATTGTTGACGACGAAAAAGACTTTACAAAGATGACTAAGATTAACCTTGAAGCTACGGGGGAGTACGAAGTTTTCATTGAAAATATTTCCAATAAAGCCCTGGAAAAAGCTAAAGAAGTTAAGCCGGATATTATTTTATTAGACATCTTAATGCCTGATACTGATGGGTTTACTATTTTAAAAAGGCTTAAAAAAGATGAAAGCACTATTTCTATACCGGTTGTTATGCTTACTGCTGTATCCACTGAAGCTGCAAAAACCCAGGCAACAAGTTTATATGATGAAGGTTATATTGAGAAGCCAATAACGATTGAGGATTTAATAGCTAAGATTGAATCTGTCTTAAGAATACGCTGGGGTAGAGGTGTTAAATAA